One window of Nostoc sp. C052 genomic DNA carries:
- a CDS encoding DUF1565 domain-containing protein, protein MAQTFYVNPASGSDTNAGSQQAPFKTITQALKVATVDTKIQLADGNYNAASGEVFPLTVPSGVTVVGNETNKGNGILIEGSGNYLSRTFAGQNVTFVLLDKAELRGVTVTNLASRGSGVWIESTAPTVANSTFINNKREGVFATGDANPVVLGNVFSDNAANGIAIAKNSKGQIENNTYSKTGFGIAISDTASPILRDNRIYENRSGIVISGSARPVLRNNVSENNTDDGITVIGTALPDIGSNNNPGGNTLRNNGKFDLQNASSNKLVSLGNKIDSSKVTGNIEFADSPVPTPTPTTQTPTPTTPTPTTPTPTPTTPTPTTPTTPTTPTPTTPTTPTTPTPTTPTTPTTPTPTTPTPTTPTPTPTIELTDIANHWAGGFIRELVKLGIINGFPDRTFKPDATMTRAQYAALLVKAFNPSPNRAASKFKDVPADFWASKVIQQAYQGLFLSGFPDNTFGPNKNIQRVQVIVSLVNGLGLSSDGTATIKVFDDQAKIPEYAKDEVVKAIDKEIIVNYPNLKQLNPTRDATRGEVAAIVYQALVDAGRVAAINSPYIVAA, encoded by the coding sequence ATGGCTCAAACTTTTTACGTAAATCCAGCATCAGGAAGCGATACTAACGCTGGTAGTCAACAAGCTCCCTTCAAAACCATTACCCAGGCCCTCAAGGTAGCTACTGTTGATACTAAGATTCAGCTGGCAGATGGTAATTACAATGCTGCTAGCGGTGAAGTGTTTCCGCTAACGGTTCCATCTGGTGTGACAGTGGTGGGAAATGAAACTAACAAAGGTAATGGTATTTTGATTGAAGGAAGTGGTAACTACCTAAGCCGTACTTTTGCTGGTCAGAATGTCACATTTGTGTTGCTGGACAAAGCCGAACTGCGGGGAGTGACTGTAACAAATTTGGCTAGCCGTGGTAGTGGTGTCTGGATTGAATCAACTGCCCCGACTGTTGCTAATAGCACCTTCATCAATAATAAGCGGGAGGGAGTATTTGCTACAGGCGATGCTAATCCAGTTGTTCTAGGTAATGTGTTCAGTGATAATGCAGCTAATGGAATTGCGATCGCTAAAAATTCTAAAGGTCAAATTGAAAATAACACCTACTCGAAAACAGGTTTTGGCATTGCCATTAGTGATACTGCATCACCTATCCTTCGAGATAACAGAATTTATGAAAACCGTTCTGGGATTGTCATCTCTGGTAGCGCTCGTCCCGTATTACGTAATAATGTCAGTGAAAATAACACTGATGATGGTATCACAGTAATTGGAACTGCTCTCCCGGATATCGGTAGTAACAATAATCCAGGGGGTAATACTCTACGCAATAACGGTAAATTTGATTTGCAAAATGCCAGTTCTAACAAGCTGGTTTCTCTAGGAAATAAAATAGATTCGTCTAAAGTCACCGGAAACATAGAGTTTGCAGATAGTCCGGTTCCAACGCCAACGCCAACAACTCAAACCCCAACACCAACAACTCCAACCCCGACAACTCCAACGCCAACCCCGACAACTCCAACCCCAACAACTCCAACAACCCCGACAACTCCAACCCCAACAACTCCAACAACCCCAACAACCCCAACCCCAACAACTCCAACAACCCCGACAACTCCAACCCCAACAACCCCAACCCCAACAACCCCAACTCCAACACCTACAATCGAATTAACTGATATTGCGAATCATTGGGCGGGTGGATTTATTCGGGAATTAGTCAAATTGGGGATAATTAATGGTTTTCCCGATCGCACATTTAAGCCCGATGCAACCATGACACGGGCACAATATGCGGCATTATTGGTAAAAGCTTTCAACCCATCGCCCAATCGTGCAGCAAGCAAATTCAAAGATGTACCAGCAGACTTCTGGGCATCCAAGGTAATACAGCAGGCATATCAAGGTTTATTTCTCTCTGGGTTTCCCGATAATACCTTTGGCCCCAACAAAAACATCCAGCGCGTGCAAGTGATTGTCTCCCTGGTGAATGGATTGGGGCTATCTAGCGATGGTACGGCAACTATCAAAGTTTTCGATGACCAAGCCAAAATTCCTGAATATGCCAAGGATGAGGTAGTAAAAGCTATAGACAAGGAAATTATCGTCAATTACCCAAACCTGAAACAACTTAATCCTACCCGCGATGCTACGCGCGGTGAGGTAGCGGCGATAGTGTATCAAGCTTTGGTGGATGCTGGGCGTGTAGCAGCGATCAACTCGCCTTATATAGTAGCTGCTTGA
- a CDS encoding GTPase, whose amino-acid sequence MTQEQTFKAAEIATKFKNICIKFDKILAQANHPEFVAIRHKLRDEVKEYSKNGILTVAFVGQYNAGKSTTISALIERRDIKIDSDIATDVTATYDWNSIKVIDTPGLFTDRQDHDEITYEAINKADLLVFNLTYMLFDSITIENFKKLAYDKGYRWKMMLLINKMSDEAGEEAQKIANYRKSLADALKPYSLDEFPVCFIDAKDYCDGVDKNDDFLIEISRFQTFIDALNNFVERRAALARFDTPVRIVLASVDEAQLSFTRNSDQDATFLEVLTRLSRTVRKERERLRTKFNSIGLEMSSAIAKEGIKLANSVGTTTEEDFETLNKQIALNVQNHYETAIEELKIVVEKAVEEITQEVKKVLQSNLAKTFITCLENTQKVSAKNIDNNISSERLQGQVEALQKIGDVLGVPWDKFTAGRVAASGQGFLNASNVAGSNLHHVVYGVGKFIGVDFKPWQAVGIAKDLANFTIVLGPILSVVGAGLDAHSMQQEAERQDKMAEERQNITSQFVAIAKNLENQIENLLVEVELQVYGEIDKQIAAARQQEESAIAASNTWVKQLTGIRQDFESILLSITKATENTVI is encoded by the coding sequence ATGACTCAAGAACAAACCTTTAAGGCTGCTGAAATTGCTACCAAATTCAAAAATATCTGTATCAAGTTTGATAAAATTTTAGCTCAAGCCAATCATCCTGAATTTGTAGCTATTCGTCATAAACTACGTGATGAAGTCAAAGAATATAGTAAAAATGGAATTCTTACGGTAGCTTTTGTTGGTCAATATAACGCGGGTAAATCTACAACTATCTCTGCACTTATAGAACGACGAGATATTAAAATCGATTCTGATATTGCAACTGATGTAACTGCTACCTATGACTGGAATAGTATCAAAGTAATAGATACGCCAGGACTATTTACAGACCGTCAAGACCATGATGAAATTACCTATGAGGCAATTAACAAAGCTGACTTATTAGTTTTCAACCTCACTTATATGCTTTTTGATTCAATCACAATAGAAAATTTCAAGAAGCTAGCTTATGATAAGGGTTATCGCTGGAAAATGATGCTGCTCATCAATAAAATGTCTGATGAAGCAGGAGAGGAAGCACAAAAAATTGCTAATTACCGCAAAAGTTTAGCAGATGCACTTAAGCCCTACAGTCTTGATGAATTTCCAGTCTGCTTTATCGATGCAAAAGATTATTGTGACGGTGTGGATAAAAATGATGATTTTCTCATTGAAATCAGTCGGTTTCAAACTTTTATTGATGCCTTAAATAATTTTGTCGAACGCCGCGCTGCACTTGCTCGTTTTGATACACCAGTACGAATTGTTTTAGCTTCTGTAGATGAAGCCCAATTAAGCTTTACGCGCAATTCTGATCAAGATGCCACTTTTTTAGAAGTACTCACACGATTATCTCGAACAGTGCGTAAGGAAAGAGAACGCTTGCGAACAAAATTTAATAGTATAGGCTTAGAAATGTCCTCTGCGATCGCTAAAGAGGGAATTAAGCTAGCAAATTCTGTAGGAACTACGACTGAGGAAGATTTTGAAACACTGAACAAGCAAATTGCTCTAAATGTGCAAAACCATTATGAGACTGCTATAGAAGAACTTAAAATAGTTGTAGAAAAGGCAGTTGAGGAGATTACCCAAGAAGTTAAAAAAGTGTTGCAGAGCAACCTTGCAAAAACATTTATCACTTGTTTAGAAAATACTCAAAAAGTATCTGCTAAGAATATTGATAATAATATAAGTAGTGAACGGCTGCAAGGTCAAGTTGAGGCACTGCAAAAAATTGGTGATGTGTTAGGAGTCCCTTGGGATAAATTTACTGCTGGTAGAGTTGCTGCTAGTGGTCAAGGTTTTTTAAATGCCTCTAATGTAGCAGGTAGCAATCTCCATCATGTAGTTTATGGTGTAGGAAAATTTATTGGTGTGGATTTCAAACCTTGGCAAGCCGTTGGTATTGCTAAGGATCTGGCTAATTTTACTATAGTTCTTGGGCCAATACTGTCAGTAGTTGGTGCTGGTTTAGATGCCCATTCCATGCAACAAGAAGCAGAAAGACAAGATAAAATGGCTGAAGAACGTCAAAATATTACAAGCCAGTTTGTTGCCATTGCGAAGAATCTTGAAAATCAAATAGAAAATCTGCTTGTAGAAGTAGAATTACAAGTTTACGGCGAGATTGATAAGCAAATTGCAGCCGCACGTCAACAAGAAGAAAGTGCGATCGCTGCTTCTAACACTTGGGTAAAACAACTTACTGGAATTCGTCAAGATTTTGAGTCAATCCTGCTATCTATTACCAAAGCTACAGAAAATACAGTAATTTGA
- a CDS encoding GTPase, whose protein sequence is MSQLTSEQINYQFLLLTHIMCADEQIHSEEAKALRELAQKTNLGTYTIEEMEKILSQDENFVSVENVARKIQQSEQSEAMRQMIAIAYIDGYFSPLEREMVKHIAKIWNWSNSKIETLLEETEKFNTVKFASHNKDKSEFSVGARLLKGIDSVLSRALVDLAKVAPENIGHKIDKLRKEILLAGPGYDDAIQRCTVIANEDYKYAENSLQSACSTLADLAKNLEIYTEQIQQKTSSKGQAKTAKEVAKQLDSTRKYLTFEALEELDRVSESLRAKQRALKHFSIAFIGKTKAGKSTLHAIITGDGWDAIGVGKQRTTRFNRVYEWKNIRIIDTPGIGAPGGKSDEEIAESIIEESDVICYVVTNDSIQETEFKFLQLLKEKAKPLIVLLNVKNNLRDSRRLEHFLKDSEKLFVMNSTNGLSGHIERIRRYAKQHYANDYFDVIPVMLLAAQMSREAEHQEHKDKLFKASHIQDFLDAIRVSLVDYGVIRRSQTLLGSTVGAIEEPNKWVTKELEAYQNLTNHLKNMHEKFREGIKKESRNSQEYLQQQIKAVFKDAFDAIQDFAEENWDTDENKLKSRWENRLKILKFQDRLNNAFEKSGKNFNDEVEHLLKEIGNELQLIARLGEGNFNFNKQSNISFKDMLRIGSAVIAVTTSITMLFAVPPLGIIMAIGTVISTFTNFFKSKKEKQLEAAKKINQSLNNQLEEYQRQTLAKAKEEFSKHCNAINVNINNYFDELIQGIEKINKQLVKAESRLYNSADHLNHVYAKRIIDWCFDKYEPLTDEGIIKTIDKVERDFGRSITIQTKSELKFRKSQETINRVLQEDVSIIPPEKSIK, encoded by the coding sequence ATGTCGCAGCTAACCTCTGAGCAAATAAACTACCAATTTTTACTGCTTACACATATCATGTGTGCTGATGAACAGATTCACAGCGAAGAAGCAAAGGCGCTGCGGGAGTTAGCACAGAAAACAAATTTGGGAACATACACCATCGAAGAGATGGAGAAAATATTGAGTCAAGATGAAAACTTTGTATCTGTTGAGAATGTAGCACGTAAAATCCAACAGAGTGAGCAAAGTGAGGCAATGCGACAGATGATAGCTATTGCCTATATTGACGGTTATTTTTCACCATTAGAACGGGAGATGGTAAAGCATATTGCAAAAATTTGGAACTGGTCGAATTCAAAAATTGAAACATTGCTTGAAGAAACCGAAAAATTTAACACAGTTAAATTCGCTAGTCACAATAAAGATAAATCAGAATTCTCTGTTGGTGCGCGTCTTTTAAAGGGAATAGATTCAGTTTTATCTCGTGCATTAGTAGATTTAGCAAAAGTTGCCCCTGAAAATATTGGGCATAAAATTGATAAACTACGGAAAGAAATATTACTAGCGGGGCCTGGGTATGACGATGCAATCCAGCGATGTACAGTCATAGCAAATGAAGATTACAAGTATGCAGAAAATTCTCTTCAAAGTGCTTGTTCTACTCTTGCAGATTTAGCTAAAAATCTTGAAATATATACTGAGCAAATACAGCAAAAAACAAGTAGTAAAGGACAAGCAAAGACGGCGAAAGAAGTAGCAAAACAGCTTGATAGTACCAGAAAGTATCTGACGTTTGAGGCTTTAGAAGAGCTTGACAGGGTAAGTGAATCACTGCGTGCAAAACAACGTGCTTTAAAGCATTTTAGTATAGCTTTTATCGGTAAAACTAAAGCAGGAAAAAGCACTCTTCACGCGATTATTACAGGTGATGGCTGGGATGCTATTGGTGTAGGTAAACAGCGTACCACTCGTTTTAATCGGGTTTATGAGTGGAAAAATATTCGGATTATCGATACTCCTGGGATTGGTGCGCCTGGTGGTAAAAGTGATGAAGAAATTGCTGAGAGTATTATCGAAGAATCTGATGTTATTTGTTATGTAGTCACAAATGACAGCATTCAAGAAACCGAATTTAAATTTTTACAACTTTTAAAAGAAAAAGCTAAACCCCTGATTGTATTACTAAATGTTAAAAATAATCTCCGTGACTCTCGAAGATTAGAACATTTCTTAAAAGACTCAGAGAAATTGTTTGTAATGAATAGTACAAACGGTTTAAGTGGACATATTGAACGAATCCGTCGCTACGCCAAACAGCATTATGCTAACGACTACTTTGATGTTATTCCTGTGATGCTTTTGGCTGCACAAATGTCACGGGAAGCTGAACATCAAGAACATAAAGATAAACTATTTAAAGCAAGCCACATACAGGATTTTCTTGATGCTATTCGGGTGTCTTTAGTTGATTATGGAGTAATTAGACGTTCTCAAACCTTACTTGGTTCTACAGTTGGTGCAATTGAAGAACCTAACAAATGGGTGACTAAGGAATTAGAAGCTTATCAAAACTTGACTAACCACTTGAAAAATATGCATGAAAAATTTCGAGAGGGAATCAAAAAAGAATCTAGAAATAGTCAAGAATATTTACAACAGCAAATTAAAGCAGTTTTTAAAGACGCATTCGATGCAATTCAAGATTTTGCAGAAGAAAATTGGGATACTGATGAAAACAAGTTGAAATCAAGGTGGGAAAATAGGCTAAAAATATTAAAATTTCAAGATAGATTAAATAATGCTTTTGAAAAAAGTGGAAAAAATTTCAATGATGAAGTTGAACACTTACTAAAAGAAATTGGTAATGAATTACAATTGATTGCTAGGTTGGGAGAAGGAAATTTCAATTTTAATAAGCAAAGTAATATTAGTTTTAAAGATATGTTACGCATTGGCTCTGCTGTAATAGCCGTTACAACAAGTATTACAATGCTTTTCGCAGTACCTCCACTTGGGATTATTATGGCAATTGGTACTGTTATTAGTACATTTACTAATTTTTTTAAATCTAAAAAAGAGAAGCAACTTGAAGCAGCAAAAAAGATTAACCAATCTTTAAACAATCAATTAGAAGAGTATCAGCGACAAACTCTAGCAAAAGCCAAAGAAGAATTTAGTAAGCATTGTAATGCTATAAACGTTAATATTAATAATTACTTTGATGAATTGATTCAGGGTATAGAAAAAATAAATAAGCAACTTGTAAAAGCTGAAAGTCGATTATATAACTCTGCCGATCATCTTAATCATGTTTATGCCAAGCGCATTATCGATTGGTGTTTTGATAAATACGAACCATTAACAGATGAAGGGATTATCAAAACTATTGATAAAGTAGAACGAGATTTTGGACGAAGCATAACAATTCAAACTAAATCTGAATTGAAGTTTAGAAAATCCCAGGAAACAATTAACAGAGTTTTACAAGAAGATGTTTCTATCATTCCACCAGAAAAATCGATTAAGTAA
- a CDS encoding phosphoketolase produces the protein MTLATTPQTKPLTDEELRKINAYWRAANYLSVGQIYLLDNPLLREPLKLEHVKPRLLGHWGTTPGLNFIYVHLNRLIKKYDLNTIYIAGPGHGGPGLVANTYLEGTYTEYYHNISQDAEGMKKLFKQFSFPGGIPSHVAPETPGSIHEGGELGYALVHAYGAAFDNPDLIVAAVVGDGEAETGALATSWHSNKFLNPVRDGAVLPLLHLNGYKIANPTTLARISREELESLFVGYGYKPYFVEGDDPTDVHQQMAATLETAIAQIQSIQREARVHGFTERPQWPMIVMRTPKGWTGPKEVDGKKTEGSWRSHQVPFGNIAKQPDHLRLLEDWMKSYKPEELFDANGTLIPELAELAPKKHRRMGDNPHTNGGILLHDLKMPNFQDYAVDVLEPGKAIAEATKVTGKFLRDIMRLNQESSNFRIFAPDELASNRLDPVLEVTNRVWEAEIYPEDDHLSSDGRVMEILSETSCQGWLEGYLLTGRHGFFTCYEAFIHIIDSMFNQHAKWLKTTKHIPWRRPIASLNYLLTSHVWRQDHNGFSHQDPGFIDHVLNKKAEIVRVYLPPDANTLLSVTDHCLKSRNYVNVIIAGKQPALQYLNIDAAIKHCTKGIGIWEWASNDEGGDPDVVLACAGDIPTLETLAAVDILRQHFADLKVRVVNVVDLMTLQPKTEHPHGLSEKDFDTLFTTDKPVIFAFHGYPWLIHRLTYRHTNHQNIHVRGYKEEGTTTTPFDMVVLNDLDRFHLVIDVIDRVPKLGSRAAYVKQQMQDKLIEHKHYIQKYGDDVPEIRDWKWPY, from the coding sequence ATGACATTAGCAACGACTCCACAAACAAAGCCTTTAACAGATGAAGAATTACGAAAGATAAACGCCTATTGGCGTGCAGCTAACTATCTTTCCGTTGGTCAGATATATCTACTGGACAATCCGCTACTAAGAGAACCCCTAAAGCTAGAACACGTCAAACCCAGACTTTTAGGGCACTGGGGAACAACACCAGGGCTGAACTTTATCTATGTTCACCTAAATCGGCTGATTAAGAAATATGACCTAAATACAATCTACATTGCTGGCCCCGGTCATGGAGGCCCTGGACTAGTAGCCAATACTTACTTAGAAGGCACTTATACCGAGTATTACCACAACATCTCCCAGGATGCTGAGGGAATGAAGAAACTTTTTAAACAGTTCTCTTTTCCCGGTGGTATTCCCAGTCACGTAGCACCGGAAACCCCTGGTTCGATCCATGAAGGCGGGGAATTAGGTTATGCCCTCGTCCACGCTTATGGTGCTGCCTTTGATAACCCTGACTTAATCGTTGCTGCTGTTGTCGGTGACGGCGAAGCGGAAACAGGTGCTTTAGCAACTAGCTGGCATTCCAACAAGTTTCTTAACCCTGTACGTGATGGTGCTGTACTGCCGCTCCTGCACCTGAATGGGTATAAAATTGCTAATCCAACGACATTGGCACGAATTAGCCGTGAGGAGTTAGAGAGTTTATTTGTAGGTTACGGCTACAAACCATACTTTGTAGAAGGTGACGATCCCACAGATGTCCACCAGCAGATGGCGGCGACTCTAGAAACAGCGATCGCCCAAATTCAAAGTATCCAAAGAGAAGCCCGTGTACATGGTTTCACGGAACGTCCCCAGTGGCCGATGATTGTTATGCGAACCCCCAAAGGTTGGACAGGACCTAAGGAAGTGGATGGCAAAAAAACCGAAGGTTCCTGGCGATCGCACCAAGTTCCCTTTGGTAATATAGCTAAACAGCCAGACCACCTGAGACTCCTAGAAGATTGGATGAAGAGTTACAAACCAGAAGAACTCTTCGACGCTAACGGCACACTGATTCCCGAACTAGCAGAACTAGCCCCCAAAAAGCATCGACGTATGGGTGACAATCCCCACACTAACGGCGGTATTTTGCTGCATGACCTGAAGATGCCCAACTTTCAAGACTATGCTGTAGATGTTCTTGAACCAGGGAAAGCGATCGCAGAAGCTACCAAAGTAACCGGCAAATTCCTGCGGGATATCATGCGACTTAACCAAGAAAGTAGCAATTTCCGCATCTTTGCGCCCGACGAATTAGCATCCAATCGCCTAGACCCTGTATTAGAAGTTACAAATCGGGTTTGGGAAGCCGAGATTTACCCCGAAGATGACCACCTTTCCTCCGATGGTCGGGTGATGGAAATTCTCAGCGAAACTTCTTGCCAAGGATGGTTAGAAGGCTACCTCCTCACAGGTCGTCACGGATTTTTCACTTGCTACGAGGCATTCATCCACATCATTGATTCCATGTTCAACCAACACGCCAAATGGTTGAAAACTACCAAACATATTCCCTGGCGTCGACCAATTGCTTCCCTCAATTACTTACTCACCTCTCACGTTTGGCGACAAGACCATAACGGCTTTTCTCACCAAGACCCTGGTTTTATCGACCATGTACTTAACAAAAAAGCCGAGATCGTTCGCGTCTATTTGCCGCCCGATGCCAACACTCTGCTGTCGGTAACTGACCATTGTCTCAAAAGCCGCAACTATGTCAACGTCATCATTGCTGGAAAACAGCCAGCATTGCAATATCTCAACATAGATGCAGCCATCAAACACTGCACCAAAGGCATCGGCATTTGGGAATGGGCAAGCAACGACGAAGGCGGCGATCCAGATGTAGTCCTAGCTTGTGCTGGGGATATTCCCACCTTAGAAACCTTGGCGGCTGTAGACATCTTACGTCAGCACTTCGCAGATTTAAAAGTGCGGGTAGTGAACGTAGTCGATTTGATGACACTCCAGCCAAAAACCGAACATCCCCACGGCTTGAGTGAAAAAGATTTTGACACGCTTTTCACCACCGACAAACCCGTTATCTTTGCCTTTCATGGCTATCCCTGGCTGATTCATCGCTTAACCTACCGCCACACTAATCATCAAAATATCCATGTGCGGGGCTACAAGGAAGAGGGAACTACCACCACTCCCTTTGATATGGTTGTTCTCAACGATTTAGATCGCTTCCATTTAGTAATTGATGTAATCGATCGCGTCCCCAAACTAGGATCTAGGGCAGCTTATGTGAAACAGCAGATGCAGGATAAGCTGATTGAACACAAGCATTACATTCAGAAGTACGGCGATGATGTGCCGGAAATCCGCGATTGGAAGTGGCCTTATTAA
- a CDS encoding DUF2281 domain-containing protein, translating into MPEKPTATIHRQLLEILSQLPLSSQEEVLDFAIYLQKKN; encoded by the coding sequence ATGCCAGAAAAACCAACAGCAACTATTCACAGGCAACTACTGGAAATATTGTCTCAATTGCCCTTGTCTAGTCAAGAAGAAGTATTAGATTTTGCTATCTATCTCCAGAAAAAAAATTAA
- the rimM gene encoding ribosome maturation factor RimM (Essential for efficient processing of 16S rRNA): MKHEEANKEIGGRGAEGQRGKRVGGNSKIPNTQSPLPLIPRGGPTIPNPQSPAPNLENWLEIGKIVSPQGLSGELRVYPVSDFPERFEVPGKRWLLRSGDTEPQPIELLTGRYISNKNLYVIKLAGVENCDQADALRGCTLMVPASDRPQLGEDEYHVLDLIGLEVFMQVSGELVGTVVDIIPAGNDLLEVKLHESLGGDKKQKTVLIPFVEAIAPVVDLKSNRIEITPPPGLLEINN, encoded by the coding sequence ATGAAACACGAAGAAGCTAATAAAGAGATTGGAGGCAGAGGTGCAGAGGGGCAGAGGGGCAAGAGAGTAGGGGGAAATTCAAAAATCCCCAATACCCAATCCCCATTACCCCTTATCCCCAGAGGGGGCCCCACCATCCCCAATCCCCAATCCCCAGCCCCCAATCTCGAGAATTGGCTAGAAATTGGTAAGATTGTTTCCCCTCAAGGATTGTCTGGAGAATTACGGGTTTATCCTGTATCAGACTTTCCCGAAAGATTTGAGGTGCCGGGAAAACGTTGGTTGTTGCGTTCAGGTGACACAGAACCGCAACCAATCGAATTATTGACAGGACGTTATATCAGTAACAAAAACTTGTATGTAATCAAATTAGCTGGTGTGGAAAATTGCGATCAAGCTGATGCGTTGCGCGGTTGTACATTAATGGTGCCAGCTAGCGATCGCCCCCAATTAGGCGAAGATGAATATCATGTCCTCGATTTGATTGGCTTAGAAGTTTTCATGCAAGTATCTGGCGAACTCGTTGGTACGGTGGTAGATATCATCCCTGCGGGCAATGATTTGTTAGAAGTAAAGTTGCATGAATCATTGGGTGGCGACAAAAAGCAAAAGACTGTTTTGATTCCATTTGTGGAAGCGATCGCACCAGTAGTAGACTTGAAATCTAATCGTATTGAAATCACGCCACCGCCTGGGTTATTGGAAATTAATAATTAG
- a CDS encoding valine--pyruvate transaminase, with protein MNPALTQIGAQMSNLTGVRAIMKDIIETLRAGAGQQFINLSAGNPLILPEVEQLWRDCTAQLLASPEYGEVVCRYGSSQGYAPLIEAIANDFNKRYGLNLSDRNILITPGSQTLYFYAANTFGGYTPSGELKKIVLPLSPDYTGYGGICLVPKALTAYKPTLDIDAAAHRFKYRPDFSKLTITENTGCVLFSRPCNPTGNVLTDDEVKKIAALAAPYNLPVLIDSAYAPPFPALNFTEMTPVFGDNILHCMSLSKAGLPGERIGIAIGDEKWIEVLECFQANMSLHSSRYGQAIAAYAINSGALVEISHTVIRPFYQNKFTVLETSLEQAMPKDLPWYLHRGEGAIFAWLWLEDLPITDWEFYQQLKQVGVIIVPGSTFFPGLEEEWAHKHQCFRISLTGSDEEIATAMQRLAKVAEEAYKGAAVTA; from the coding sequence ATGAACCCTGCCCTAACTCAAATCGGCGCTCAAATGTCCAACCTGACTGGCGTCAGAGCAATCATGAAGGATATTATCGAAACATTACGAGCGGGTGCAGGGCAGCAGTTTATTAATTTGAGTGCTGGTAATCCGTTGATTTTGCCAGAGGTAGAGCAATTATGGCGGGATTGTACTGCACAGCTTTTGGCTAGTCCAGAATATGGTGAGGTAGTTTGCCGCTACGGCTCAAGTCAGGGTTATGCACCATTGATTGAAGCGATCGCTAATGATTTTAACAAACGCTACGGGTTAAACTTAAGCGATCGCAATATCCTGATCACCCCCGGCAGTCAAACTCTCTACTTCTACGCCGCCAATACCTTCGGTGGCTATACCCCTAGCGGCGAGTTAAAAAAAATCGTTTTGCCCCTCAGCCCTGATTACACAGGTTATGGCGGTATCTGCTTAGTTCCAAAAGCTTTAACTGCCTACAAACCAACTCTCGATATTGATGCAGCTGCCCACCGATTTAAATATCGCCCCGACTTCAGCAAACTTACGATTACAGAAAATACTGGTTGTGTCCTTTTCTCTCGCCCCTGTAATCCTACTGGCAACGTCCTCACCGATGATGAGGTGAAAAAGATTGCCGCCCTAGCTGCACCTTACAATTTACCCGTGTTAATTGACTCGGCTTATGCACCTCCCTTCCCAGCATTAAACTTTACCGAAATGACACCAGTGTTTGGTGATAATATTCTCCACTGTATGAGTTTATCGAAAGCAGGATTACCAGGGGAAAGAATTGGTATAGCGATTGGGGATGAAAAGTGGATTGAGGTGCTGGAGTGTTTTCAGGCAAATATGAGTCTCCATTCTTCACGTTACGGCCAAGCGATCGCAGCTTATGCAATCAATTCTGGTGCTTTAGTAGAAATTTCTCATACTGTCATCCGTCCCTTTTACCAAAATAAATTTACCGTTTTAGAAACTAGCTTAGAACAAGCGATGCCCAAAGATTTACCTTGGTATCTCCATCGTGGTGAAGGAGCAATTTTTGCTTGGTTGTGGTTAGAGGATTTACCCATCACTGATTGGGAATTTTACCAACAATTAAAGCAAGTAGGTGTGATTATTGTCCCTGGAAGTACTTTCTTCCCCGGTTTAGAGGAGGAATGGGCGCACAAGCACCAATGTTTCCGCATCAGCCTCACCGGCAGCGATGAGGAGATTGCCACTGCCATGCAACGTTTAGCAAAAGTAGCTGAAGAAGCTTATAAAGGTGCGGCGGTGACTGCCTAG